A stretch of the Actinotalea sp. JY-7876 genome encodes the following:
- the trxA gene encoding thioredoxin, which produces MTTVELTESDFEKTVTSNDIVLVDFWAAWCGPCRMFAPVFEESSVAHPDVVHAKVDTEAEQGLAQAANIVSIPTLMAFRDGILVFNQAGALPKQSLEQVVQAVKSLDMDAVRAELAEQQQQQHDHQHDHQH; this is translated from the coding sequence ATGACGACCGTCGAGCTGACCGAGTCCGACTTCGAGAAGACCGTGACGAGCAACGACATCGTGCTCGTCGACTTCTGGGCCGCCTGGTGCGGGCCGTGCCGCATGTTCGCGCCGGTCTTCGAGGAGTCGTCCGTCGCGCACCCCGACGTGGTCCACGCGAAGGTCGACACCGAGGCGGAGCAGGGCCTCGCCCAGGCCGCCAACATCGTGTCGATCCCGACGCTCATGGCGTTCCGTGACGGCATCCTCGTCTTCAACCAGGCCGGGGCGCTGCCCAAGCAGTCGCTCGAGCAGGTCGTGCAGGCCGTGAAGAGCCTGGACATGGACGCCGTGCGCGCCGAGCTCGCGGAGCAGCAGCAGCAGCAGCACGACCACCAGCACGACCACCAGCACTGA
- a CDS encoding peroxiredoxin, with protein MPRLSVGDTAPDFTVPTADGGSFTLSEQRGTRVVIFFFPAAMTPGCTTQACDFRDSLGALQAAGYTVIGISPDPVPRLAAFTEQAALTYPLGSDADRTVLDAYGAYGERKLYGKTVQGVIRTTVVVGPDGTVELAQYNVRATGHVAKLRRDLGLA; from the coding sequence ATGCCCCGCCTGTCCGTCGGTGACACCGCTCCCGACTTCACCGTGCCCACCGCCGACGGCGGGAGCTTCACGCTCTCCGAGCAGCGCGGCACGCGCGTGGTCATCTTCTTCTTCCCCGCGGCGATGACGCCGGGCTGCACCACGCAGGCGTGCGACTTCCGCGACTCGCTCGGCGCCCTGCAGGCCGCCGGCTACACGGTGATCGGCATCTCGCCGGACCCGGTCCCCCGACTCGCGGCGTTCACGGAGCAGGCGGCACTGACCTACCCGCTGGGGTCCGACGCCGACCGGACGGTCCTGGACGCGTACGGCGCCTACGGCGAGCGCAAGCTCTACGGCAAGACGGTCCAGGGCGTGATCCGCACGACGGTCGTCGTCGGCCCGGACGGCACGGTGGAGCTCGCCCAGTACAACGTGCGCGCCACGGGCCACGTCGCCAAGCTCAGGCGGGACCTCGGCCTCGCCTGA
- a CDS encoding co-chaperone GroES, giving the protein MLHDRVLVRLDQESAERLSSSGIVIPATASVGRRLAWGRVEATGEHVRQVQRGDRVLFDPEDRSEVELAGVEYLLLRERDIHGVAEPESSGEGTGLYL; this is encoded by the coding sequence ATGCTCCACGACCGCGTGCTCGTGCGGCTGGACCAGGAGTCCGCGGAGCGGCTGTCGTCCTCGGGCATCGTCATCCCGGCGACAGCGTCGGTGGGGCGCCGGCTCGCCTGGGGGCGGGTCGAGGCCACGGGGGAGCACGTGCGGCAGGTGCAGCGGGGCGACCGGGTGCTGTTCGACCCGGAGGACCGGTCGGAGGTGGAGCTCGCCGGCGTCGAGTACCTGCTGCTGCGCGAGCGCGACATCCACGGCGTCGCGGAGCCTGAGTCGAGCGGTGAGGGCACGGGCCTGTACCTGTGA
- a CDS encoding STAS domain-containing protein has translation MTATHGEGTEPSGMALTEEPDRSVVRAWGEIDLSVRRGVGDLCQAVADRGLPVVVDARDVTFIDSTGMSVLVRLARDAEVRGYPISLVDAPWMLRELLAITGVDQLIPLADAPGDEEA, from the coding sequence ATGACTGCGACGCACGGAGAGGGCACAGAGCCCTCCGGGATGGCGCTGACCGAGGAGCCGGACCGTTCCGTCGTGCGCGCCTGGGGCGAGATCGACCTCTCGGTACGCCGCGGGGTCGGCGACCTGTGCCAGGCCGTCGCGGACCGCGGGCTGCCCGTCGTCGTCGACGCGCGGGACGTCACCTTCATCGACTCGACCGGCATGTCGGTCCTCGTCCGCCTCGCGCGTGACGCCGAGGTGCGCGGCTACCCCATCTCGCTCGTCGACGCGCCGTGGATGCTCCGGGAGCTGCTGGCGATCACGGGCGTCGACCAGCTCATCCCGCTCGCGGACGCACCGGGCGACGAGGAGGCGTGA
- the orn gene encoding oligoribonuclease: protein MSPAAPNDRIVWIDCEMTGLDLQRDALVEVAAVVTDSELNVLGEGVDVVIAPPAEALEQMEPFVRQMHTTSALLEALPGGVTIAEAQEQVLAYLRQWVPEPGKAPLAGNSVGTDKAFLDRDMPELVGHLHYRIIDVSSIKELARRWYPRIYFASPEKNGGHRALADILESIDELRYYRAAMLVPQPGPDSATAKQIAAEISATSVRQGHDAR, encoded by the coding sequence GTGAGTCCTGCCGCACCGAACGACCGCATCGTCTGGATCGACTGCGAGATGACGGGCCTCGACCTGCAGCGCGACGCGCTCGTCGAGGTCGCCGCCGTCGTGACCGACTCCGAGCTCAACGTGCTCGGCGAGGGGGTCGACGTCGTCATCGCGCCGCCCGCCGAGGCGCTCGAGCAGATGGAGCCCTTCGTGCGCCAGATGCACACGACCTCGGCACTGCTCGAGGCCCTGCCCGGCGGCGTGACGATCGCCGAGGCGCAGGAGCAGGTCCTGGCCTACCTGCGCCAGTGGGTCCCCGAGCCCGGCAAGGCACCGCTCGCGGGCAACTCCGTCGGCACGGACAAGGCCTTCCTCGACCGGGACATGCCGGAGCTGGTCGGCCACCTGCACTACCGGATCATCGACGTCTCCTCGATCAAGGAGCTTGCGCGGCGCTGGTACCCGCGCATCTACTTCGCCTCGCCCGAGAAGAACGGCGGGCACCGCGCCCTGGCGGACATCCTCGAGAGCATCGACGAGCTGCGGTACTACCGGGCCGCGATGCTCGTGCCGCAGCCCGGCCCCGACTCCGCGACCGCGAAGCAGATCGCGGCCGAGATCTCCGCCACCAGCGTTCGTCAGGGCCACGACGCCCGCTGA
- a CDS encoding phosphatase PAP2 family protein, with protein MSATSSGWVAGARRRAAEVWGRRTWVTDHGPQVAIVVGLLLVVLGTAGFFGVFDAVQERDDLAELDTPVLEGLAQARSAPVTAVLTVITTVTGPEILPVLVLVGTLTWGFWRKQWWQAGLLAGAMIASTLVSVLIKSAVARPRPPVDTMVEAGVETTYSFPSGHTIGTATLLLVVGYLAWIREPRVASLVRWFLGVVLGVAVVALSRLYLGYHFVTDVVASVALAVAVLGGVVVVDRRRAARAARVTADA; from the coding sequence ATGTCAGCAACGAGCTCCGGGTGGGTCGCCGGCGCGCGTCGGCGCGCCGCCGAGGTGTGGGGACGGCGCACATGGGTCACGGACCACGGGCCGCAGGTCGCGATCGTCGTCGGCCTCCTGCTCGTCGTGCTGGGGACCGCCGGGTTCTTCGGGGTCTTCGACGCCGTGCAGGAGAGGGACGACCTCGCGGAGCTGGACACCCCCGTCCTCGAAGGGCTCGCGCAGGCGCGCAGCGCGCCCGTGACGGCGGTCCTCACGGTGATCACGACGGTCACCGGCCCGGAGATCCTGCCGGTGCTCGTCCTCGTGGGGACGCTGACGTGGGGCTTCTGGCGCAAGCAGTGGTGGCAGGCGGGTCTGCTCGCCGGCGCGATGATCGCCTCGACGCTCGTCTCGGTCCTCATCAAGTCGGCGGTCGCCCGGCCCCGGCCGCCCGTCGACACGATGGTCGAGGCGGGGGTGGAGACCACCTACTCCTTCCCCTCGGGCCACACGATCGGCACGGCGACCCTGCTGCTCGTGGTCGGGTACCTCGCCTGGATCCGCGAGCCGCGCGTCGCGTCGCTCGTCAGGTGGTTCCTCGGTGTGGTCCTCGGGGTGGCGGTCGTGGCGCTGAGCCGGCTGTACCTCGGGTACCACTTCGTCACGGACGTCGTGGCGTCCGTCGCGCTGGCGGTCGCGGTGCTGGGAGGGGTCGTGGTCGTCGACCGGCGTCGTGCGGCCCGGGCCGCGCGGGTCACCGCCGACGCCTGA
- a CDS encoding GTPase domain-containing protein encodes MAPSTSGLPPAVRTGVEGRPTGLARSATASVEQRPRASASLLDAVSDLRRDVDATRFPLPLPGVREAEERRVQLLDQLDDHLLPRLRELSAPAVVVVAGSTGAGKSTLVNSIVGREVSTAGVLRPTTRRPVLVHHGADTELLADHPLRDAVDVVVSDEVPRGIALVDAPDLDSLVESNRSTAHRLLEAADLWVFVTTAARYGDALPWQVLDRAALRGTSMAMVLNRVPDDALVTIRTDLMARLRARGLAAVPLFMVKDLGPHEGLLPPAAVAPMRRWLAMVAGPDRARAVITRTQRGAIAALRPWVEELADAVQAQVDAASALGAVVEEALGRTADAAVGAAREGAVVAGPVRARWRGAEQRRLLARRVPRRRRAERDRELAALRDDVVRAVAVVLAEASAAGRAGVRSALAASSLAGAPAVVTALDAQGAPLATSDDGRAAGEGHARAAAAQWAAATGGTGHAALDRRCGPEAGAVVVAAAAGLEPARALVSEVLGDAGGEVVERGTQELLALVAAEVRRGGEPGRAVLDAPDLAADAASLLRLRGAVLKAVR; translated from the coding sequence ATGGCACCGAGCACCTCAGGGCTCCCGCCAGCGGTCCGTACCGGTGTCGAGGGGCGTCCGACCGGCCTCGCCCGGTCGGCGACGGCGTCGGTCGAGCAGCGGCCGCGCGCGAGCGCCTCGCTGCTGGACGCGGTCAGCGACCTGCGCCGCGACGTGGACGCCACGCGCTTCCCGCTGCCGCTCCCGGGGGTCCGGGAGGCCGAGGAGCGCCGGGTGCAGCTGCTCGACCAGCTCGACGACCACCTGCTGCCCCGCCTGCGTGAGCTCTCCGCCCCGGCCGTCGTGGTCGTCGCGGGCTCCACGGGCGCCGGCAAGTCGACCCTGGTGAACTCGATCGTCGGTCGGGAGGTGAGCACCGCGGGCGTGCTGCGGCCGACGACGCGGCGTCCCGTCCTGGTGCACCACGGTGCCGACACCGAGCTGCTCGCCGACCACCCGCTGCGCGACGCGGTCGACGTCGTGGTGAGCGACGAGGTGCCGCGGGGCATCGCGCTCGTCGACGCGCCCGACCTCGACTCGCTGGTGGAGAGCAACCGGAGCACGGCGCACCGCCTGCTCGAGGCCGCGGACCTGTGGGTCTTCGTCACCACCGCCGCGCGCTACGGCGACGCCCTGCCCTGGCAGGTGCTGGACCGCGCCGCGCTGCGCGGGACCTCGATGGCCATGGTGCTGAACCGGGTGCCGGACGACGCGCTCGTGACCATCCGGACCGACCTCATGGCGCGGCTGCGCGCGCGGGGCCTCGCGGCCGTGCCGCTCTTCATGGTCAAGGACCTCGGCCCTCACGAGGGCCTGCTGCCGCCCGCCGCCGTGGCGCCGATGCGCCGGTGGCTCGCGATGGTCGCGGGTCCCGACCGGGCGCGCGCCGTGATCACCCGCACGCAGCGCGGTGCGATCGCGGCCCTGCGCCCGTGGGTCGAGGAGCTGGCCGACGCCGTGCAGGCGCAGGTCGACGCCGCGTCGGCGCTCGGCGCGGTCGTCGAGGAGGCGCTCGGCCGCACGGCGGACGCGGCGGTCGGCGCGGCACGCGAGGGCGCCGTGGTCGCCGGTCCGGTGCGGGCACGCTGGCGCGGCGCGGAGCAGCGTCGACTGCTCGCGCGGCGCGTGCCGCGGCGTCGCCGCGCCGAGCGCGACCGGGAGCTGGCGGCGCTGCGCGACGACGTCGTGCGGGCCGTCGCCGTCGTGCTCGCGGAGGCGAGCGCCGCCGGTCGCGCCGGCGTGCGGTCGGCCCTCGCGGCCAGCAGCCTGGCGGGAGCGCCGGCCGTCGTGACCGCGCTCGACGCGCAGGGCGCACCGCTCGCGACGTCCGACGACGGGCGCGCCGCGGGTGAGGGGCACGCCCGGGCCGCCGCCGCCCAGTGGGCGGCCGCGACCGGCGGGACGGGCCACGCCGCCCTCGACCGTCGGTGCGGGCCCGAGGCCGGCGCCGTCGTGGTGGCGGCCGCCGCCGGGCTCGAGCCGGCGCGTGCGCTCGTGTCCGAGGTCCTGGGCGACGCGGGTGGCGAGGTGGTCGAGCGCGGGACGCAGGAGCTGCTCGCGCTCGTGGCCGCCGAGGTCCGCCGGGGCGGGGAGCCCGGGCGGGCCGTGCTCGACGCTCCGGACCTCGCGGCCGACGCGGCCTCGCTGCTGCGCCTGCGGGGCGCCGTGCTGAAGGCGGTCCGATGA
- a CDS encoding GTPase, whose protein sequence is MTTDEAMTTPGPGAGVRTAALLERVARLEGAVDAVGSRVPTATSAAVRRALTTVRERLALGADHTVVALVGGTGSGKSSLFNALSGLAFADVGVRRPTTAEPSACVWAHDATALLDWLDVAPDRRIVRESALDGESQADLRGLVLLDLPDHDSVEPAHREVVDRLLPLADLLVWVVDPQKYADDALHAGYLRRLTGRDAAMLVVVNQTDTVPEHARAGLVDDVARLLQADGLPGVAVHAVSARTGEGVRELRRVLADHVAGSTLAEVRAAAEIDGAALLLARDLGSSETAPEELPRAEAVDALADASGLASAVGVVAAGPGRGRTVRAFVEPVQRDRVARLRSRWAEAASAGLPASWRAAIDAVLPDHRALSAAVDDALAGVPLEGRRTAAVTVLRVLAVLLGVAGLVALGLAVAAGAGDGGPLLPGAVAAGALVLAVLAWFLAGRSARAAAQRDAQSAAAAAREAIGRVVDERLVVPVAAVLGEHRAAREATAPSAVSSTGRHLDGLSTG, encoded by the coding sequence ATGACGACGGATGAGGCGATGACGACCCCCGGGCCGGGCGCAGGCGTGCGCACGGCCGCGCTGCTCGAGCGCGTGGCCCGGCTCGAGGGCGCGGTCGACGCGGTCGGGAGCCGGGTGCCGACCGCGACGTCCGCCGCGGTGCGACGCGCGCTCACCACGGTGCGGGAGCGCCTCGCCCTCGGCGCCGACCACACCGTCGTGGCCCTGGTGGGCGGCACCGGATCGGGCAAGTCGAGCCTGTTCAACGCGCTCAGCGGGCTGGCCTTCGCGGACGTCGGTGTGCGGCGCCCCACGACGGCCGAGCCCTCCGCGTGCGTCTGGGCCCACGACGCGACGGCCCTCCTCGACTGGCTCGACGTGGCACCGGACCGCCGGATCGTGCGCGAGAGCGCCCTCGACGGCGAGTCGCAGGCCGACCTGCGCGGCCTGGTCCTGCTCGACCTGCCCGACCACGACTCGGTGGAGCCGGCGCACCGCGAGGTGGTCGACCGGCTGCTCCCGCTGGCCGACCTGCTCGTCTGGGTCGTCGACCCGCAGAAGTATGCGGACGACGCGCTGCACGCCGGGTACCTGCGGCGGCTCACCGGGCGCGACGCGGCGATGCTCGTGGTGGTCAACCAGACCGACACGGTCCCGGAGCACGCTCGGGCCGGCCTGGTCGACGACGTCGCCCGTCTGCTCCAGGCCGACGGCCTGCCGGGCGTCGCGGTGCACGCCGTCTCCGCCCGTACGGGCGAGGGCGTGCGGGAGCTGCGCCGCGTCCTGGCGGATCACGTCGCGGGCAGCACGCTGGCCGAGGTCCGTGCCGCCGCCGAGATCGACGGGGCGGCGCTCCTGCTGGCGCGCGACCTCGGGTCGTCGGAGACGGCGCCGGAGGAGCTCCCGCGGGCCGAGGCCGTCGACGCGCTCGCGGACGCCTCCGGGCTCGCCTCGGCGGTCGGCGTGGTCGCGGCCGGTCCGGGGCGTGGCCGCACGGTCCGCGCGTTCGTCGAGCCCGTGCAGCGCGACCGGGTGGCCCGGCTGCGCTCCCGCTGGGCCGAGGCCGCCTCGGCCGGGCTGCCGGCGAGCTGGCGCGCCGCGATCGACGCGGTGCTGCCCGACCACCGGGCGTTGAGCGCCGCGGTCGACGACGCCCTCGCGGGCGTGCCGCTGGAGGGACGGCGGACCGCGGCGGTGACCGTGCTGCGGGTGCTCGCCGTGCTGCTCGGCGTGGCCGGCCTGGTCGCCCTCGGGCTGGCGGTCGCCGCCGGGGCGGGGGACGGCGGGCCCCTGCTCCCGGGCGCCGTGGCGGCCGGAGCGCTGGTCCTCGCGGTTCTCGCGTGGTTCCTCGCGGGCCGGTCGGCCCGCGCGGCGGCGCAGCGCGACGCGCAGTCCGCGGCGGCGGCCGCGCGCGAGGCGATCGGCCGCGTGGTCGACGAGCGCCTCGTGGTCCCCGTCGCGGCGGTGCTCGGTGAGCACCGGGCGGCCCGCGAGGCGACGGCGCCGTCCGCGGTGTCGTCCACAGGTCGACACCTCGACGGCCTGTCCACAGGCTGA
- a CDS encoding single-stranded DNA-binding protein translates to MNAQGLSVTVVGWVATPPKEIHGTGVPYTSFRLATTPRRFDSRTGGWADGRTEWITVKAFRDVAHNVAESVRKGDPMLVHGRLQTEEWQGENGPRTTLVLEASALGHDLTRGRTRFARVVRTAPGEPAAAARDADGAAAPLPDTEDPWATDGAPAPDDAEERDGSEEPDGAAADGSSTRLEDLVDADGGARTP, encoded by the coding sequence ATGAACGCGCAAGGACTGTCGGTGACCGTCGTCGGCTGGGTGGCGACCCCGCCCAAGGAGATCCACGGCACCGGGGTGCCCTACACGAGCTTCCGCCTCGCGACGACCCCGCGGCGGTTCGACAGCCGCACGGGTGGGTGGGCCGACGGTCGCACCGAGTGGATCACCGTCAAGGCGTTCCGGGACGTCGCCCACAACGTCGCCGAGTCGGTCCGCAAGGGCGACCCGATGCTCGTGCACGGTCGGCTGCAGACCGAGGAGTGGCAGGGGGAGAACGGCCCCCGCACCACGCTCGTGCTCGAGGCCTCGGCCCTGGGGCACGACCTCACGCGCGGCCGGACGCGGTTCGCCCGCGTCGTCCGCACGGCCCCCGGGGAGCCGGCGGCTGCCGCGCGCGACGCGGACGGCGCGGCCGCCCCGCTGCCCGACACCGAGGACCCGTGGGCGACGGACGGCGCGCCCGCACCCGACGACGCCGAGGAGCGGGACGGCAGCGAGGAGCCGGACGGTGCGGCGGCGGACGGGTCGTCGACCCGGCTCGAGGACCTGGTGGACGCGGACGGCGGCGCACGGACGCCGTAG